The Candidozyma auris chromosome 1, complete sequence genome includes a region encoding these proteins:
- the SMI1 gene encoding Smi1p, which yields MGFFDNVKSFWHSVTTDDHYASYGSPYKNSTAGGSIDPTSSTARLADLNNSSSHSLVGSRTASTTNVAGYRPGLRSSSTNLINQGGDVQMQTLNREGLPPLPPVDSLWERIEKWLEEEYPELEDSLNDGASTADLNEFEKDLAIGPLPVEVRQFFKIHDGQFRGGKPTGLIMGLTFLDMESIMEEYAVWAKVAERIEKQVIAINHQKSLPEEASSASFINSERQLNNFLAHQKSVPVNAVQSYYIHRGWVPLVKDPCGNLIGLDLAPGPAGVRGQIILFGRDFDTKVVIANSLQEFLFQFVTDLEVGNFQIDQSESNTDNGFLDSAQNDDYMIGDEDEGNGELAFLDRDGGEFGSELRGKLSYIEVLKRRALKRYSVPNADKFQTAFTPHAVRKRPQRPAEGISPSRSGGSTAKLVNIDSSVELPKETLIDDSSKGDETKVTSKDDDSAEGKRDTQKKDVATNKKELTDEAPANNSDDTSEEKKENKNSEAHAEVEL from the coding sequence ATGGGCTTTTTTGATAATGTCAAATCTTTTTGGCATTCTGTCACCACCGACGACCACTATGCCAGTTATGGCTCTCCGTACAAGAACTCCACCGCTGGGGGCTCCATTGATCCTACATCATCCACGGCGAGACTAGCTGATTTAAACAACTCGCTGAGCCATTCTTTGGTTGGCTCACGTACAGCTTCCACGACAAACGTGGCTGGCTACAGACCTGGATTGAGGTCGCTGTCAACCAATTTGATTAACCAAGGCGGTGACGTACAGATGCAGACATTAAATCGTGAAGGGCTCCCACCATTGCCTCCTGTTGACTCGTTGTGGGAGAGAATCGAAAAGTGGTTGGAGGAAGAGTACCCTGAGTTGGAGGACAGCTTGAACGACGGGGCTTCCACGGCCGACTTGAACGAGTTCGAAAAAGATTTGGCTATTGGGCCGTTACCTGTAGAAGTTCGTCAGTTCTTTAAGATCCATGACGGCCAATTTAGGGGAGGCAAGCCCACGGGGTTGATTATGGGcttgaccttcttggacATGGAGAGCATCATGGAGGAGTATGCTGTGTGGGCAAAAGTGGCtgaaagaattgaaaagcaGGTGATTGCCATCAATCATCAGAAAAGCTTGCCTGAAGAGGCTTCGCTGGCCTCTTTTATCAATAGCGAGAGACAGTTGAACAACTTCCTTGCCCACCAGAAATCTGTGCCTGTAAATGCCGTCCAGTCGTACTATATTCATCGTGGATGGGTTCCTCTTGTGAAGGATCCTTGTGGTAACTTGATTGGTCTTGACTTGGCTCCAGGTCCTGCTGGCGTCCGCGGCCAGATCATCTTGTTTGGTCGTGATTTTGATACCAAAGTTGTCATTGCTAACAGTTTGCAGGAGTTTTTGTTCCAGTTTGTCACCGACTTGGAAGTCGGCAACTTCCAAATTGATCAGTCTGAGTCGAACACCGATAACGGATTTTTGGACAGTGCACAGAACGACGACTACATGATTGgtgatgaggatgaaggTAACGGTGAACTTGCATTTTTGGACCGTGACGGCGGAGAGTTTGGTTCAGAACTCAGAGGTAAGCTCAGCTACATCGAGGTTttaaagagaagagctttgaagagataCAGCGTGCCCAACGCAGACAAGTTCCAAACAGCATTTACTCCTCATGCGGTCAGGAAGAGGCCACAGCGTCCAGCAGAAGGAATCTCGCCTTCCAGGAGTGGAGGTAGCACGGCGAAGCTTGTCAACATCGATAGCTCTGTCGAGCTTCCCAAGGAGACTTTGATCGATGACAGCTCCAAGGGCGATGAGACAAAGGTGACTtccaaagatgatgactCGGCTGAAGGCAAACGGGATACACAGAAAAAAGATGTCGCCACGAATAAAAAGGAATTGACTGATGAAGCACCGGCGAACAACAGCGACGATACctcagaagagaagaaggaaaacaAGAACTCTGAAGCTCATGCGGAAGTGGAACTCTAG